A single window of Saccharococcus thermophilus DNA harbors:
- a CDS encoding tyrosine-type recombinase/integrase gives MEFVDPIYDKADIPRVKKVLKSMVNGERNLLCFEIGLATALRPSDLLNLRVKDVKDGIVRVRAKKTGKALEIRLNDRVYNMVKSYIQYMDNDDKLFNMDRTTLYRIMNKAGKMLNLEENLGAHSIRKTKAYHLYIDSGYDISLVMELLQHENAGDTLRYIGWEKKKLAEAVAEHDL, from the coding sequence ATGGAATTTGTTGATCCAATTTATGATAAAGCAGATATTCCAAGAGTAAAAAAAGTATTAAAAAGCATGGTCAATGGCGAGCGTAATTTACTTTGTTTTGAAATTGGGCTTGCTACGGCATTAAGACCTAGTGATCTATTAAATTTACGAGTAAAAGACGTCAAAGACGGGATTGTTCGAGTTCGTGCGAAAAAAACCGGAAAAGCGTTAGAAATTCGTTTAAATGATCGGGTGTATAACATGGTGAAATCGTATATTCAGTACATGGATAATGACGACAAGCTGTTTAATATGGATCGCACAACGCTTTACCGGATCATGAATAAAGCAGGGAAAATGTTAAATCTCGAAGAAAATCTGGGAGCTCATTCGATTCGAAAAACCAAAGCATATCATCTTTACATCGATTCTGGTTATGATATTTCGCTTGTGATGGAACTTTTGCAGCATGAAAATGCCGGAGATACACTTCGTTATATCGGATGGGAGAAAAAGAAATTAGCAGAAGCTGTTGCGGAGCATGATTTGTGA
- a CDS encoding DNA cytosine methyltransferase — protein MTRRLTHIDCFSGPGGICTGFRAAGFETLLAIELVESCVETYTANHKDVPVINKDIRDVTEEEVKRIVGNRVVDILTAGMPCETFSTAGATSRSFYDHRQFLYREAIRLADAVNARMILFENVPGIQTKKVAKDSDRLIIDEIYDDLAKYGYVHHISTILNAEDFGVPQSRERFFILASREKLDLRVPVAKNRKIVTVEEAFIDLPEEPKETINSAKKKLENGEEIEVEQYKDIDSAYSKLMKDRDFWKFEKKELALTYHFAPVHRKGTIKRFEMIKQGEGLKDLFDKLMAEHGPEEIERLQKEKIIPNKWYIQRNRRLSPDKPSVTVTSHCLSELVHPIKNRALTIREVARLQSFPDFYDFKGGKFVAPHKDPQQDKYEQIGDAVPPLLAYHWGLVIKEILEGVKVTEGV, from the coding sequence ATGACTAGACGATTAACACATATAGATTGTTTTTCTGGGCCTGGAGGAATCTGTACAGGATTTCGAGCAGCAGGATTTGAAACGTTATTAGCTATCGAGTTGGTAGAATCTTGTGTAGAAACATATACGGCTAACCACAAAGATGTTCCTGTTATCAATAAAGATATCCGTGATGTAACTGAAGAAGAGGTTAAGCGTATCGTAGGGAATCGTGTAGTGGATATACTTACAGCTGGAATGCCTTGCGAGACGTTTAGTACAGCAGGAGCAACTTCTCGTAGTTTCTATGATCATCGTCAGTTTTTATATCGTGAAGCTATTCGTCTTGCTGATGCTGTAAATGCACGGATGATTTTATTTGAAAACGTTCCTGGTATCCAGACGAAGAAAGTGGCAAAAGATAGTGATCGTTTGATTATTGATGAAATTTATGATGATTTAGCGAAATATGGATACGTTCACCATATATCTACGATATTAAATGCAGAAGATTTTGGTGTTCCTCAATCAAGAGAGCGTTTTTTTATTTTAGCCAGTCGTGAAAAATTGGATTTACGTGTTCCAGTTGCTAAAAACAGAAAAATTGTGACCGTAGAGGAAGCATTTATAGATTTACCTGAAGAACCGAAAGAAACGATTAATTCTGCAAAGAAGAAGCTAGAGAATGGAGAGGAAATTGAGGTAGAACAATATAAAGACATTGATTCTGCTTACAGCAAGCTTATGAAGGATAGGGATTTCTGGAAGTTTGAGAAGAAAGAATTAGCATTGACATATCATTTCGCTCCTGTTCATCGAAAAGGGACTATCAAACGTTTTGAAATGATTAAACAGGGGGAAGGATTGAAAGATCTATTCGATAAGTTGATGGCTGAACATGGACCTGAAGAAATCGAGCGGCTTCAGAAGGAGAAGATAATTCCAAATAAGTGGTATATCCAAAGAAATCGAAGATTATCTCCTGATAAGCCGAGCGTAACTGTAACATCACATTGTTTAAGCGAGTTGGTTCATCCGATCAAAAATCGAGCATTGACGATTCGTGAGGTTGCACGTTTGCAAAGTTTTCCTGATTTCTATGATTTCAAAGGCGGAAAATTTGTAGCACCTCATAAAGACCCACAACAGGATAAATATGAACAGATTGGGGATGCCGTGCCCCCTTTGTTGGCTTATCATTGGGGGCTGGTTATAAAAGAAATTCTTGAAGGAGTTAAAGTTACGGAGGGGGTCTAG
- a CDS encoding iron-containing alcohol dehydrogenase, protein MNRFTIPRDIYFGENALDVLKTLEGTKAALVIGGSSVKKNGNLDKIQQLLSEANIETKVIDGITTEPTTQMVKKGVRILNDFQPDWVIGIGGGSVMDAAKAMWLFYEHPELTFEEATRPFSLPRLRTRAKFVGIPTTSGSASEISNLSVITDAETGVKYPLADFELTPDMAIIDPIMVQSMPKHVTAYSGMDAITHSIEAYVAKPRTIFTDSLAIEAAQVLKENLLASYHGDAKAREQVHYAQAMAGMAFANAVLGNVHSLSHKSGPIFNIPHGCANAIYLPYVIQFNRTVVEERYAAIAKRLGLNGENNKELVDSLIAWIRDLNNKMNIPNTLQEYGVSEETFTAHVDEMAANAVKDPCTSTNPRETSVEEMKKLYIAAFYGLDVDF, encoded by the coding sequence ATGAATCGTTTTACTATTCCTCGCGATATTTATTTTGGAGAGAATGCTCTCGATGTTTTAAAAACACTGGAAGGAACAAAAGCTGCCCTCGTCATTGGCGGCAGCTCCGTCAAGAAAAACGGAAATCTTGATAAAATTCAGCAACTTCTTTCAGAGGCCAATATAGAAACAAAAGTGATTGATGGAATTACGACAGAACCAACAACCCAAATGGTAAAAAAAGGAGTGCGCATTCTTAATGATTTTCAGCCAGATTGGGTGATCGGGATTGGCGGCGGGTCAGTAATGGATGCGGCAAAAGCGATGTGGTTGTTCTACGAACATCCAGAATTGACATTTGAAGAAGCGACACGTCCATTTAGCCTGCCACGCTTACGCACAAGGGCAAAGTTCGTGGGGATCCCAACGACAAGCGGAAGTGCATCAGAAATATCCAATTTATCGGTTATTACTGATGCAGAAACAGGGGTCAAATATCCACTGGCTGATTTTGAACTGACGCCAGACATGGCGATTATTGATCCGATTATGGTCCAATCCATGCCGAAGCACGTTACAGCCTACAGCGGGATGGACGCAATCACACATAGTATTGAAGCATACGTAGCAAAGCCTCGTACGATTTTCACAGATTCCTTGGCTATTGAAGCAGCTCAAGTACTGAAAGAAAATCTTCTTGCTTCTTACCACGGAGATGCTAAAGCCCGCGAACAAGTTCATTACGCTCAGGCGATGGCTGGAATGGCATTTGCTAACGCGGTGCTAGGAAATGTGCACAGTCTTTCACACAAAAGCGGCCCAATATTTAACATTCCGCATGGATGTGCCAATGCGATTTATTTACCATATGTAATCCAATTTAATCGCACGGTAGTCGAGGAACGTTATGCAGCAATTGCCAAACGGCTCGGTCTGAATGGGGAAAACAACAAAGAATTGGTGGATTCACTCATTGCTTGGATTCGTGACTTGAATAATAAGATGAATATTCCAAATACACTTCAAGAATACGGAGTGTCCGAAGAAACGTTCACCGCACACGTGGATGAAATGGCGGCCAATGCCGTAAAAGATCCTTGTACAAGCACAAATCCGCGTGAAACTTCTGTAGAAGAAATGAAAAAATTATATATCGCAGCGTTTTATGGTCTAGATGTCGACTTCTAA
- a CDS encoding IS630 family transposase, whose amino-acid sequence MDPDSVLLYLDETHIRSYHVLRSTWSAVGRQKQVPTFGHHAHVSLFGAVNIHDGETVLHQTTAANAATFLDFLRMLKERYPDRLMVLVLDNARIHHAKMVKEFLREEGQCFHFICLPPYSPQLNPIERLWKWLKDTVIANVFHKDRNDIIQAITRFVNYIHERPEEVLQRLGCAG is encoded by the coding sequence ATGGATCCTGATTCGGTCTTGTTGTACCTTGATGAAACACATATCCGCTCTTACCATGTCTTGCGGTCCACATGGTCGGCAGTCGGCCGCCAAAAACAAGTGCCGACGTTCGGCCATCATGCCCACGTATCGCTGTTTGGCGCGGTCAACATCCACGATGGCGAAACGGTGCTTCATCAAACGACCGCTGCCAATGCCGCGACGTTCTTGGATTTCTTGAGAATGCTCAAAGAGCGCTATCCGGACCGTCTCATGGTCTTGGTGTTGGATAACGCCCGCATTCACCATGCCAAAATGGTCAAGGAGTTTTTGCGGGAAGAAGGGCAGTGTTTTCACTTTATTTGCCTTCCTCCCTATTCGCCACAGCTGAACCCGATCGAACGCTTATGGAAATGGCTGAAAGATACGGTGATTGCCAATGTATTTCACAAGGATCGCAACGATATCATTCAAGCCATTACTCGGTTTGTCAACTACATCCACGAACGTCCGGAGGAAGTGCTGCAGCGCTTAGGGTGTGCAGGATGA
- a CDS encoding MerR family transcriptional regulator, which produces MEKTAELFTPKAAAKMVGVDPELLKTWCNEFNIQTARTEGGHRRYSLDNIATLKEIRKKIQEQGLGYDEIRAWLNGEIEAFEPKPHQSELEKKMDKLLEEAEQQKQFREQQTQFQQALIQRLAMLEQQNKQLIEQNKQLIEQNRQLVEQNEQLKSLFGERDQFFLGSLKQSMEKTKKKRTGILAKLFSKE; this is translated from the coding sequence GTGGAAAAAACGGCGGAATTATTTACACCCAAAGCAGCCGCCAAAATGGTTGGCGTCGATCCGGAGTTACTCAAGACTTGGTGCAATGAGTTCAATATTCAAACGGCCAGGACAGAAGGCGGTCATCGTCGCTACTCGCTGGACAACATCGCGACATTGAAAGAAATTCGAAAGAAAATCCAAGAGCAAGGACTGGGATATGATGAAATTCGAGCTTGGTTAAATGGCGAAATTGAAGCATTTGAGCCGAAACCGCATCAATCCGAACTCGAAAAGAAAATGGACAAGCTGTTGGAAGAAGCGGAACAGCAAAAACAATTCCGCGAACAGCAAACGCAATTCCAGCAAGCACTGATTCAACGATTGGCGATGTTAGAACAACAAAACAAACAGCTGATCGAACAAAACAAACAGCTGATCGAACAAAACAGACAGCTGGTCGAACAAAACGAACAGCTGAAATCTCTTTTTGGCGAGCGGGATCAGTTCTTTTTAGGATCATTGAAACAATCCATGGAAAAAACGAAGAAAAAACGAACCGGAATTTTAGCCAAGTTATTTTCGAAAGAATAA
- a CDS encoding BsaWI family type II restriction enzyme: protein MNFFEYCISTYAKIFEETMNAVGDERVSQKKAIRDTMISAMREFPNVEAAEIWKAVYSAHMDRKSGIADPDIIQKVISAENSWKKSSGHAFEEMIKLLGNSSLEEYGMRILLQKDLNMMIENQEIANEPRDINWLKEQISSNVFDLYITVRNNDKEYVFGCIQSKTSIRDRVTRDREPSMKAMEAFFWSVAICLDGDFLKMPKFIAMVNGGTSNYRLNGWHGMYVFWDKPTIDRIYPIDINLELFVQHAREAAEDWLHRRQWFNHEWKAGQK from the coding sequence ATGAATTTTTTTGAGTATTGTATCAGCACCTATGCCAAGATATTTGAAGAAACGATGAATGCAGTGGGTGATGAACGAGTTTCGCAAAAAAAGGCAATCCGTGACACAATGATCTCAGCTATGAGAGAGTTTCCAAATGTCGAAGCGGCTGAAATCTGGAAAGCTGTGTATTCAGCCCATATGGATCGTAAATCAGGTATAGCAGACCCAGATATTATTCAAAAGGTCATATCAGCGGAGAATAGCTGGAAAAAATCCAGTGGACATGCCTTTGAGGAAATGATTAAACTACTAGGGAATAGCAGTTTAGAAGAATATGGAATGCGTATTTTGCTCCAAAAAGACTTAAACATGATGATTGAAAACCAAGAGATTGCAAATGAACCACGCGACATAAATTGGTTAAAAGAGCAAATTTCTTCTAACGTATTTGATTTGTACATTACAGTGCGGAATAACGACAAAGAGTATGTGTTTGGCTGCATTCAATCGAAAACAAGCATACGCGATAGAGTCACCCGTGACCGTGAGCCTTCGATGAAGGCGATGGAAGCTTTCTTTTGGTCAGTTGCTATCTGTTTAGATGGAGACTTTTTAAAAATGCCCAAATTTATCGCAATGGTAAATGGAGGAACAAGTAATTATAGATTGAATGGCTGGCATGGTATGTATGTATTTTGGGACAAGCCAACGATTGATCGTATTTATCCGATTGATATCAACCTTGAATTGTTTGTACAACATGCACGTGAGGCAGCAGAGGATTGGCTGCATAGACGGCAATGGTTTAATCATGAATGGAAAGCAGGACAAAAATAA
- a CDS encoding IS701 family transposase — protein sequence MNRLAHHQGIHKFFTMLGLALYFSKPVMKHLVHIVDALTTKGFAGTLTDLHHWSFHPNHRTTLSHFFTKSPWDEETLLRKLQQWMLRRVERIAKQESQPLFVSIDDTICQKTKPSSQATHAIQGCDWHYSHTEKKSIWGHSLVWLMVHTMTQAFPFAFRLYDKAAGKSKGELAIEMLSSLDVHRPVYVLMDSWYPSQTLVEACLKKGFHVIAMLKANRLLYPKGIAVQVREFARYIEPKDTHLVTVGEERYRVYRYEGSLKGLDDAVVLLAWKADQPMTSEHLHCVLSTDRDLSDEEILRYYAQRWSIECFFRQAKDQLKLDGYRVRGRRAVKRYWILVQLAYVYSMFESNSDFSDGLDLLRKRKGHSLVEFIYRAAKQNIPIDTVKKQLHVA from the coding sequence ATGAATAGATTAGCACATCATCAAGGAATCCACAAGTTTTTCACGATGTTGGGGTTGGCCCTTTATTTTTCAAAACCTGTCATGAAGCATCTCGTTCATATCGTGGATGCGCTGACCACCAAAGGATTTGCGGGAACATTGACCGATCTTCATCATTGGAGCTTTCATCCGAACCACCGCACGACACTCAGCCATTTTTTCACGAAAAGCCCTTGGGATGAAGAGACGCTGCTTCGCAAACTTCAACAGTGGATGCTTCGTCGTGTCGAACGCATCGCCAAACAGGAGAGTCAACCCCTTTTTGTTTCGATCGATGATACGATTTGCCAAAAAACCAAGCCTTCGTCACAGGCAACGCACGCCATTCAAGGGTGTGATTGGCACTATTCTCACACAGAGAAAAAGTCGATCTGGGGACATTCTCTCGTTTGGCTCATGGTTCATACGATGACCCAGGCTTTTCCCTTTGCGTTCCGCCTCTACGACAAGGCGGCTGGGAAAAGCAAGGGGGAACTCGCGATCGAGATGCTTTCTTCTTTGGATGTACACCGTCCTGTTTATGTGCTGATGGACTCTTGGTATCCATCGCAAACGCTCGTGGAAGCTTGTCTGAAAAAGGGATTCCACGTAATCGCAATGCTCAAGGCCAATCGGCTTCTTTATCCAAAAGGCATTGCGGTTCAGGTGAGGGAGTTTGCCCGCTACATCGAACCGAAAGACACTCACCTCGTCACGGTGGGAGAAGAGCGTTATCGGGTTTATCGCTACGAAGGCTCTCTCAAAGGTCTCGATGATGCCGTGGTGCTGCTCGCTTGGAAAGCCGATCAGCCGATGACATCGGAACATCTTCACTGCGTCTTGAGCACCGACCGGGATCTAAGCGATGAAGAGATCTTGCGCTACTATGCCCAGCGTTGGTCGATCGAATGTTTTTTCCGTCAAGCGAAAGACCAGCTGAAACTCGATGGATACCGCGTTCGCGGACGTCGGGCGGTGAAACGCTACTGGATCTTGGTGCAGCTTGCTTACGTGTACAGCATGTTCGAGTCGAACAGCGATTTTTCTGATGGGCTCGATCTTCTGCGCAAGAGAAAAGGACATAGCCTCGTGGAGTTCATTTACCGTGCAGCGAAACAAAATATTCCCATTGATACCGTGAAAAAACAGCTCCACGTGGCATAA